The Thermocrinis albus DSM 14484 genome segment CTTATCTGGAGGAAGATGTAGGGTGGGGTGATGTGACCACCCAATCCATCTTTGGGGGAGAGAAGGTAAGAGCGGTGATGCTGGCCAAGGAGGGAGGCGTGGTAGCGGGTATACCCTTTGCCATAAGGGTGTTTCAGCTTTTGGGAGAAGTAAGGGTCCTGAGAAAGATGGAAGAAGGCACCGAGATAAAGAAGGGAGATGTGCTCCTTGAGATAGAAGGTGAGGCAGATACCATACTTACGGGAGAGAGGGTAGCCCTCAACATACTGCAACGCCTCAGTGGTGTAGCGACCCTCACAAGGGAGATGGCCAAGAGACTGGAAAAAAAGGGGATAAGGTTGTTGGATACGCGAAAAACCACACCTGGCATGAGGTATCTGGAGAAGTATGCGGTAAGAGTAGGCGGAGGTGTGAACCATCGTATGGATCTTCAGCACATGGTCCTTATAAAGGACAACCACAAACTCTTAGCGGGAGGTGTGAAGGAGGCGGTCAGGAGAGTAAGGGAAAAGATAGGCCCAACCTATGTGGTGGAGGTGGAGGTGGAAAATCTGGAAGAGCTCAGAGAGGTTCTAGAATGTGATGGTGTTAACATGGTACTTCTTGATAACTTCTCACCTGAAGATGTGAAGGAGGCTGTGAAGATACTGAAAGGTAGGCTTACGGTGGAGGTTTCAGGTAACATAACCCCCCAAAACATAGATCTGTACGCCATTGAGGGTATCCATTACATCTCCAGTGGTTACATAACCCACTCTGCTCGCTGGCTGGACATAAGTATGAGGGTTCTGGAGGTAGTCAGGTAAAGAGGCGTTGTACCCACTCTACACCTTCTACTTCCATAAGAGCCTTCTGAAGGGTGAGAAGGTGCTGATAATCTCTGAGTTCTACCGTAAACTCCATAAGAGCATTACCAGTGCTGAGACTTCTGGTACGAGCTTCTGTTATGTTGGCACCTACCTTTGCCATGGCGGATGTTACCTCTGCCAGTATCCCCACCCTGTCCTTTACACTGAGACGTAGGCGCACGGGATGTTTCCCTTCTGAAGAAGGCCACTCCAGTTTCATGACACGCTCCGGAGCCTTCAGAGCCATATACTGAAGATTGGGGCACTGGGCTGAGTGTACCACCAGTCCCTTCCCCTTTGAAATGACACCGTACACCTCCTCCCCCGGCAGAGGAGAACAACACACAGCTATCTGATACATCACCTTTCCCAAACCCTCTAAACTGAGAACAGGAGAAGATCTAGCGTCGCTGTGTTTCTCCTCCTGTTTCTTATAACCCAAAAGATGGAGGATCCTCTCACGAGTGAGCTTACCACTACCCATCAGTAGGAGAGTATCCTCCTCGGAAACCTTTAGTTTTTCTTTCAAAAGTGCCAACAGCTGATCTTTGCCCATATTCAGCTTGCGAGCCAAACTTTCCAGTACCTGTCTTCCCTCCGCCAAGGTAGCTTCCTTCTGCTGCTCTCTTAGAAAAGCCTTTATCTTGTTTCTGGCCCGTGATGTTACTACGAACTTCAACCACTCTGGACTGGGTTTCTTCTGGGGACTGGTTATGATTTCCACTACGTCACCGTTCTGGAGTTTGTAGTCAAGGGAGACGATTCTGCCGTTTACCTTAGCTCCTGCGCAGTGATGCCCTATGTCCGTGTGGATGTGATAGGCAAAGTCCACGGGTGTGGATCCCTTAGGAAGAACCAGAAGGTCCCCTTTAGGTGTGAAGACGAAGACTTCTTCCGAAAAGAGCTCCAACCTTATGTTCTCAAGAAGGTCCGAAGGGTTTGTACTGCCCTGTATGCTCTCCACCAGACTTTTGAGCCAAGCATACACTGACTGGTCGTGGGGTGTCTTACCTTCCTTGTAAGCCCAGTGAGCAGCCACACCTTTCTCCGCCCTTTCGTGCATCTCCCACGTTCTTATCTGTACCTCCACCATCTTACCCTTCGGGCCAATTACAGTGGTATGAAGGGACTGATACAGGTTGGGTTTAGGTAGTGATATGTAGTCGTCAAATTTGCCAGGCACAGGCTTAAAGATGTTATGAAGTATCCCTAAAACCAGATAACACTCGGGAACAGTGTTGACGATGACTCTGACTCCCAGTATGTCGTGAACATCCTCCAGACGAATACCTTTTCTGATGGTTTTCTGCCATATACCGTACAGATGCTTGGGTCTGTAAGTTATCTCCGCCTGCAGACCGTGATGCTCTAAGTGAGTTTTGAGGACCGGTATGAAGTGTTTGCGAAGGTAATCCTTAAGTTGTTCCCTGTTGGCCTTTACAAAACTCTTCACCCTCTCGTACTCGGCAGGGTATAAAAACATAAAACACAGATCCTCCAGCTCTGTCTTTATACTCCATATGCCCAACCTGTTGGCTATAGGTACGTATATCTCCATAGTCTCCTTGGCTATACGAATCTGTTTCTCTCGCGGTAGGTGACCCAAGGTCTTCATATTGTGCAGTCGGTCGGCCAGTTTCACCAGTATGACCCTTATGTCTTTGGCCATGGCCAGAAGCAACTTTCGGTAGTTCTCCGCTTTCTCCGTTTTAACATCTTTAAACTGTACCTTACCTAGTTTGGTGACACCTTCCACGATGTCCGCTACCCTTTTACCGAAGCGCTCCTTGAGTTCCTGATAGGTGGTAGATGTATCTTCCAGGATGTCATGGAGAAGACCTGCCACCACCGTGTCCCTGTCTAGCCCCAGTTTAGCTAAAATGATGGCCACCTGAAGGGGATGAATCACGTAAGGTTCTCCCGACGCTCTTTTTTGACCGGCGTGCTTCTCCTGAATATACTCTACCACCTGTGATACGTACTCTCTGTCTTCCTCTCTCAACAAGGTTAGTAGAGTATCTACATGCCGCGATACTACCGCCTGCATGAAGTTAAAATATAAGGCTCTACCATGATCCTCATTCTCCTGTATCACAAACTGATGAAGTATCCCTCTTCTGATCTCTGGTGGAAAACCTTTGATCTTCAGCTCAGCATACTAAAGAAAACTTACCGTGTCTTAAGCTTGGAAGAAGCTTTGGAGTACCTTCACAGAGGTGTCATGCCCGACAGAAAATGTGTGGTGATAACCTTTGACGATGGGTATGCCGACAACTATGTGTACGCTTATCCCCTTCTTAAGAAACATGGGCTGAGAGCTACCCTCTTTGTGGCCACTTCCCGCATACAACCCACGGAAAGTAAAAGAAAAACCTTACTGGATTACTGGGAAGGGAGGGTATCCTTTAGGGAGCTTTTTTCTGGGGACAATATGTTTATGGCCAACAAGAAGTTTGTGGAAGATGGACAGAAAGAACAGTTCCTTACGGTGGGAGAACTTAGGGCCATGAGGGATGTTTTTGAGTTCGGATGGCACTCGGTGAGTCATGTGAAAACTTTTTCAGAGGAAAGGCTTCTTGGTTTCTTCACGGGTAAAGGTCACTGGTCACTGGCCCTCTCTTATGGAGAGAAGCCGAGAAAGGGTTTCCCCCTCTTCCCCCTCTCTTCCAATCTTGTCACCAGAGAAGGAAGACTGAAGAGAGAAGTAAAGGAGATGATAAAAAGCCTTCCTGAGAAGTTCTTCCAAAGGAGGGACTGGGAGAGTCTCCTAAGAAGAGAACTTTATTCCC includes the following:
- a CDS encoding polysaccharide deacetylase family protein gives rise to the protein MILILLYHKLMKYPSSDLWWKTFDLQLSILKKTYRVLSLEEALEYLHRGVMPDRKCVVITFDDGYADNYVYAYPLLKKHGLRATLFVATSRIQPTESKRKTLLDYWEGRVSFRELFSGDNMFMANKKFVEDGQKEQFLTVGELRAMRDVFEFGWHSVSHVKTFSEERLLGFFTGKGHWSLALSYGEKPRKGFPLFPLSSNLVTREGRLKREVKEMIKSLPEKFFQRRDWESLLRRELYSHFSSLIEWEEEESFERRKVHEVEKAIEDLSGWLDTVISVGAYPFGEYNQQLVALCKKYLKAALTTEKAYVKEDTDMYRIPRVTVPRDMWSFMGILIKFLRAP
- the nadC gene encoding carboxylating nicotinate-nucleotide diphosphorylase, with product MWWKKVDDLLLSYLEEDVGWGDVTTQSIFGGEKVRAVMLAKEGGVVAGIPFAIRVFQLLGEVRVLRKMEEGTEIKKGDVLLEIEGEADTILTGERVALNILQRLSGVATLTREMAKRLEKKGIRLLDTRKTTPGMRYLEKYAVRVGGGVNHRMDLQHMVLIKDNHKLLAGGVKEAVRRVREKIGPTYVVEVEVENLEELREVLECDGVNMVLLDNFSPEDVKEAVKILKGRLTVEVSGNITPQNIDLYAIEGIHYISSGYITHSARWLDISMRVLEVVR
- a CDS encoding RelA/SpoT family protein; amino-acid sequence: MQAVVSRHVDTLLTLLREEDREYVSQVVEYIQEKHAGQKRASGEPYVIHPLQVAIILAKLGLDRDTVVAGLLHDILEDTSTTYQELKERFGKRVADIVEGVTKLGKVQFKDVKTEKAENYRKLLLAMAKDIRVILVKLADRLHNMKTLGHLPREKQIRIAKETMEIYVPIANRLGIWSIKTELEDLCFMFLYPAEYERVKSFVKANREQLKDYLRKHFIPVLKTHLEHHGLQAEITYRPKHLYGIWQKTIRKGIRLEDVHDILGVRVIVNTVPECYLVLGILHNIFKPVPGKFDDYISLPKPNLYQSLHTTVIGPKGKMVEVQIRTWEMHERAEKGVAAHWAYKEGKTPHDQSVYAWLKSLVESIQGSTNPSDLLENIRLELFSEEVFVFTPKGDLLVLPKGSTPVDFAYHIHTDIGHHCAGAKVNGRIVSLDYKLQNGDVVEIITSPQKKPSPEWLKFVVTSRARNKIKAFLREQQKEATLAEGRQVLESLARKLNMGKDQLLALLKEKLKVSEEDTLLLMGSGKLTRERILHLLGYKKQEEKHSDARSSPVLSLEGLGKVMYQIAVCCSPLPGEEVYGVISKGKGLVVHSAQCPNLQYMALKAPERVMKLEWPSSEGKHPVRLRLSVKDRVGILAEVTSAMAKVGANITEARTRSLSTGNALMEFTVELRDYQHLLTLQKALMEVEGVEWVQRLFT